ttaaaaaagtttcaaactTAGGAAACAGAGCACATTGACTCTGTGGCAAAGCAGTGATGCCCGGACAAGACGTGCAACCAAAAAAGTTGCGGAAAAGATGGTACCAAGTTGCAATCAAGACACAGTTGATTTCATAGTAAAAAAAGGTTGTTAAAATTGgacttaataattaaaactaccCACAACACTACAATTTTcctaagtaaataattaaacctCCTTAATTAGTTGTTCTTctgtcaattttaattttccttttttcccaCTATGCTTAACGACTTAAAcgcatgcaattttttttcatgcaaAGTCGCTAACAAACCTTAACCTACTACAGCACacgtttttctcttttcttgttcAACCATCTAAATCcccataattaatttctccctctttttctttgattcaaaGTGATCTCAATGCTGCTTATGTGGATTTTTGGATGGATCATCCTTAAGACTTTTTCCATCAATTTctagaaattatattatacatcCAATGAGTTTATATACACCTATTAGTGCCTTGTAATAACTTGTTCGAATGCGGTAAATATACGCTACGATAATAATCGAGAGTGGTGTTCGAGTGGTTAATTTCAAgtttatgtattaatattctgatgaatacaaatattacatgtttaaatttctttgcttgtttttataaatatttatttggtaatTAACTGCGTGTCggaaattaaaaagttagtACTGTTGGGTCTTCTATATTTAGGTTTTGATCGTGTTGAACTGATAGGATTGGTGTTCGTGTTGGCCATTCAATTGCCCCCTATAtatctttaataattaaacGCACAAGTCCGAAAACTGCGTAAGGAGAGCTGGAGAGTTGTTACCCTATTgttatccttttctttcaATCGTAGGTAAATTATAAAGGTCTCTTCtgaagtttgttataattataaatatctcttatTGTTTGATGGGTATTtctaatattcaaataatgagaaggtatttataaatatgccaaaattttGAGGAGTCCgttctaatttatcaaaaaaaaaaaaaaagtaagggCAGGGGGTTGGAGGGCTGAATTTAgggtttcttatttttcactttatgtTGCAAATTCTTACCATAACttcaaatgtaaaattacCCCGTACTCTTGCATTTAAGTACATACAACTCGAACATTTTACCACTCAATACAACAACAGATCAATAcctaaataaatttcaaatcaattttttttttaaattaaaaccaacgaattattattttttaagtaaattgagtataattatcaatttcaaatatttatgtctaatatttacttaagaattacttaaaaaatgacacctactattaaagtagaataacATCTTACATATTGGTGGGGTCGAACCAATGACCTTATAGTTTGGGCCTCAATTTCGTCAATCGACTTAGACCTCATCACCTTCAAATCGAGATATTATAcatcgaaaaaaaataaataataaggtactagaaaaatagataaataaatattcacaaattataaaataactaaaagtgtTCAACCCGGCTAAAAGCTCAAGTTCGGCTGCATAGTGAATCATGTGATGCATCATCACAATTCAACCACAATTACTTAAAACTGTGGTAATTACATTTGGTGTGAATACAGTTGTTTGGTGATGTAATAAATGCTAATCAATCTTCTCTTACATCTTACTTTAATTAACACAAACCACACACTActttagaatttgaaattcatttttctttttgcccaACCCCCCTCTTTTCTTTAAAGTATGATATTATgtaacatatttaaatttaaaatattaggtCAATACATTATTGAACGTTCAAGcaagataaataaacaaaaaactactataaaaataaacatatatttacattaatgAGATTTTGATCCCACAaccttttaattataaaatctcacGCTTACAAATGAGTAAAGGCCCCCATTGACTCTTTTTACCGCCTTAGATCGTACAAAATACTTAtacaaaataacataaatttggCTATGGGGTGTCTTATTCAAATGGTAATGTTgatttctcaaaattaaaaatttatgaatatttagaTGCTATAAATACCAATACCCTgctattttacataataactTCTAAATGTATTTGATCGATATTTAAAATCTGAATGTTCtaataatcaaatatgtaaaatttattattatcggTTACACAACTCATAGTTGTAAAGTCAAAATTGCAAATCAGTCTcccaaaatttcaacaaaaagaaatgatttatgaagtgcaaaattaaataattggatgatataataataataataaaaaaagggtAACATTATTTGCTGACTTCGACAACCTAATTAGTATAGTTAACTTGTCGTTATGGACTTCTCTAACTGAATGTAGTTTTATATGACTAAATCAAATCTCCACACTACACattaatcattattaaattaaattgtcaaACAAAGACTTTCTCCGTCCACTTAGGTCATATCGACGGTCGTCATCTAATTCgaattttaatccaaatttaaatttgaagtttttaaaTGCCTAAATTGATCACCTACAGCCATTCATACTAGATCAAATTCTTATCATAATTGAAACACACTCggtatatatttacaattaatttaattttaaatatatttgtttataatacaacgaataaaataaaataaatagatgatcaaaactaataaaataattaattttgaatgtatgtaaatgaaaattattgataaaattctaaatttatttcttaccTCCCATTTACTCTACTTTGTTAAAGACGTATTAATTAAcagttatttttatacttttttgtctaaaaattaattattcaattgcAAATCCAAAATCATTCTCATGTCTAACCttactttatttctttttttttttttgggtcgaaaattatatgtatgtatttatatattttctgtagtgaaagtaagaaaaaaggAGGGGCAGAATGTAAAATGATGAAACTTCGAGGATGGTTTAGCAATACTAAGAACCAGTCAAAGTTAGCATGAAAAAATCGAAGGAcaaactaaaaagaaataatgattTGAACGCACATACATTTGTCATAAGAAAGTTACTAATTACATTACTTGGCAAAATTGAAGAGGAAATTGGTGCACTAATTTCACTTATTCTTAATGTCAAGTTAGTTTGGATTTTCCTATGTAGACCGAATGCAAAAATATGAGACAGTATAATCATGTCAGATCAATATAATACATACAAATTTCAATACTAAAATGTCTTAATTATCTTACTCATTGACGttaaattgtatatcaatcatataattttcttaCGAAGTGATCTATTTCAATCCCATCAAATGTAATAATGTTGGAAAAGATTACAAAGAAAAGTGAAGTGTAATATATAGGAATTAAATTCCTATACTTGGGTGGGAAAACATGGATACAAGGAAGAACCTTGGAACACTAGAAATGTACATGCATGGCAAAGAATTTATTAACAAACAACACAtgttattgtaataattaaccaCAAAACATGACTACAATTTGagacaaaaaaaaggaaagaaaagcttaagaagaaagcaaaaaaaattattgagttTGATGGAGCAGTGGGTGCAACAACTCTTCCTACAGGGTTGAACAAAGTTTTTTGCCCACTAATCATACTATCAAAACCTAATCTGCCAACCTCAGAACCACCCCCATCTCTCCTAATTCTTCACTATAAGAGCAAGTCCTCTCTTTCACTCTCCCACAAGCAAACACACCACTACTCACTTCCAATTCATCTgcagaagaagagagagaacgATACTGGTAGGCGAAAATGGAGGCATTGAGAAGCAAATACAGCAACCCTTTTagctctttcttcttcttctacttcTTCTCCGCTGTCTTTCTGATCTTTCATGCATTGCCCACGGCGGATGCAAAAACGCACTACCATGATTTTGTTGTAAGCCACCACTTAAGCTCATTTTCTTGGTGTTTTGGTGTGAAGATGGGATTGCAATCAGTAGTGAATGTTAATGGTGTGAACTGTAACAGGTGCAAGCGACTCCAGTGAAGAGGCTGTGCAAAACCCACAACGCGATAACGGTGAATGGGATGTATCCAGGGCCGACGTTGGAAGTGAACAACGGCGACACTCTGGTGGTCAATGTTGTTAACAGAGCTCGTTACAATGTAACTATTCATTGGTAAGTGCttatgcatgcatgcatgcatgattGCATTACTCTTCTCTATATTCATGCCTATGAAGTAAATATTAAGGAATGAAGTCTTTACTTGTTACAAAAAAGTTCATCGGTGCGGCACCCTTTTATAGTAATACTTTATATACATTACAATCCTGGAAACTAGACGGTTGTGATATAAAACAGTACTGTAGAGTGtaactatttaaaattctaagatgcagtgatttttataatttataatatattcaaatctGGGaatgtctatatataataattccaCTAGGACAAATGTGTTGTGTAATGTAAAGCAGTACTGTAGGGTGtgttactttaatttttctaaaatttagaatttctGGTAATTCactcaaatttcaagaagaatttatttaataatcccaAATATTAGCGTTCACGAgttgttctttttccttaaaaaagaTTCCAATTTTGTGTTCTACCAATGCATAGGCATGGAGTGCGTCAAATAAGAACTGGATGGGCTGATGGACCAGATTTTGTGACTCAATGCCCTATAAGACCAGGAGGGAGTTACACATACCGGTTTACAATCCAGGGGCAAGAAGGCACACTCTGGTGGCATGCCCACAGCTCGTGGCTGCGAGCCACCGTGTATGGTGCTTTGATCATCCGCCCTAAAGAAGGAGAATCATATCCTTTCCCCAAGCCAAAACGGGAAACTTCCCTTCTTCTTGGTAATCAATCAATCttgctctttctctttctctctccctctctctctctctggatTGTGAATGAATGGCTGTGATGGTGATCAGGTGAATGGTGGGACGCGAACCCCGTTGATGTTGTGAGACAAGCCACAAGAACAGGAGCAGCCCCTAATGTTTCTGATGCTTACACGATTAATGGACAACCTGGTGATTTATACAATTGCTCCAGCAAAGGTTAGTTCGTGAAGgttttttgcttcttttgcaactccatttatatatttaagaatatctcaaatggaaaaaatagtcaaataaggaggaaaaagaaatcaattaaagaaagctaaataaatcattttccCGTATCATTTGGACCACAAAGACTACTAGGCCAACCTATGTTGACTAACATGGGGTATTATACCTTATGTAATTTGATGCAGAGACGATAACCGTGCCAGTGGATTCCGGAGAGACAAATCTTCTCAGGGTTGTTAATTCTGCGCTCAATCAACAGCTTTTCTTCAAAGTTGCTAATCATAAGCTTACGGTGGTTGGAGCTGATGCCTCATACGTGAAACCCTTCACCACCTCAGTCCTCATGCTCGGACCAGGCCAGACCACTGATGTACTTATAACTGCTGATCAGCCACCCGCCAGGTACTACATCGCTGCACGAGCCTATGCCAGCGCTCAAGGAGCACCTTTCGATAATACCACCACCACAGCCATTCTTGAATATGAATCTGCTGGTTGCCCCGCCAAATGTGTAGTGAAACCCGTTATGCCTGCAATGCCAGCATTTAATGACACAGCCACCGCAACTGCCTTCACCACCAGGTTCAGAAGCCCAAGACGAGTGCCTGTACCCAACAACATTGATCACAATCTGTTTTTCACGGTTGGTCTGGGACTCAACAATTGCCCCCCTGGTGCCAGGCCTAGAAACTGTCAGGGCCCAAACGGAACTCGATTTGCTGCTAGCATGAACAATGTGTCTTTTGTGCTCCCATCCAACTTTTCCTTGCTGCAAGCACATCAGCAAGGTATACCTGGAGTTTTCACGACAGATTTTCCAGCAAACCCACCAGTGCAATTTGATTACACTGGTAACGTGAGCCGATCCCTTTGGCAACCTGTTCGGGGTACTAAGGTGTACAAGTTAAAATATGGGGAAACAGTGCAGTTGGTGTTGCAGGGAACAAGCATCTTCACAGCTGAAAACCACCCAATTCATCTTCATGGTTTTGATTTCTATATAATTGCTGAAGGCTTTGGAAATTTCAATCCAAGCAGAGATACAGCCAAATTTAATCTCGTGGATCCACCTCTCCGGAATACGGCAAGTTTACCCGTTGGTGGGTGGACAGTGATCAGATTTGTCGCTGACAATCCAGGTTAGCACAAGATTAAAAAGCATTTATAATATGTACTTCTATCATTCTCTTTCCTATGTTTCTCACATTGAAACACCCTAAACGTGAACAGGGGTCTGGCTGCTGCACTGTCACTTGGATGTCCACATTACCTGGGGTTTGGCAATGGCTTTCCTGGTGGAAAATGGTGTTGGTGAACTGCAAACATTAGAGCCCCCCCCAGCTGATCTTCCCGTCTGTTAGTAATATCGGCGGTGGATGTTcgcaataaattttaatgccCTGCAAGAAGGGCAACTAGTAATTTTCTTGTAACAGCATATGAATTATATTGTTTCTCCATATTTGGGGgctagtttttgttttttcccaTTGTTTATTTGGTTATATAAGACCGGGCCAAGAAAGATGGTGCAACGTCTGCTAGCACAGAGCCACCATTTTCTAATCCTGGCATGTTCGTGATtgtagttatatatttttccagaGTTACTGaaagaatcatatttttaatatttgcaaATC
The window above is part of the Sesamum indicum cultivar Zhongzhi No. 13 linkage group LG7, S_indicum_v1.0, whole genome shotgun sequence genome. Proteins encoded here:
- the LOC105167012 gene encoding laccase-12, whose amino-acid sequence is MEALRSKYSNPFSSFFFFYFFSAVFLIFHALPTADAKTHYHDFVVQATPVKRLCKTHNAITVNGMYPGPTLEVNNGDTLVVNVVNRARYNVTIHWHGVRQIRTGWADGPDFVTQCPIRPGGSYTYRFTIQGQEGTLWWHAHSSWLRATVYGALIIRPKEGESYPFPKPKRETSLLLGEWWDANPVDVVRQATRTGAAPNVSDAYTINGQPGDLYNCSSKETITVPVDSGETNLLRVVNSALNQQLFFKVANHKLTVVGADASYVKPFTTSVLMLGPGQTTDVLITADQPPARYYIAARAYASAQGAPFDNTTTTAILEYESAGCPAKCVVKPVMPAMPAFNDTATATAFTTRFRSPRRVPVPNNIDHNLFFTVGLGLNNCPPGARPRNCQGPNGTRFAASMNNVSFVLPSNFSLLQAHQQGIPGVFTTDFPANPPVQFDYTGNVSRSLWQPVRGTKVYKLKYGETVQLVLQGTSIFTAENHPIHLHGFDFYIIAEGFGNFNPSRDTAKFNLVDPPLRNTASLPVGGWTVIRFVADNPGVWLLHCHLDVHITWGLAMAFLVENGVGELQTLEPPPADLPVC